In Oncorhynchus tshawytscha isolate Ot180627B linkage group LG08, Otsh_v2.0, whole genome shotgun sequence, the genomic window gcagatttccaccggtctaatgtccattgctcatgtttcttggcccaagcaattctcttcttcttactggtgtccttttagtagtggtttctttgcagcaattcaaatgTGAAGGCCtgatagtcactttaactatacctacatgtacagtggggcaaaaaagtatttcgtcagccaccaattgtgcaagttctcccacttaaagatgaggcctgtaatttatcataggtacacttcaactatgacagaccaaatgagaagaaaaaaaatccagaaaatcacattgtaggatttttaatgaatttatttgcaaattatggtggaaaataagtatttggtcaataacaaaagtttctcaatacttttatataccctttgttggcaatgacagaggtcaaacgttttctgtaagtcttcacaaggttttcatacactgttgctggtattttggcccattcctccatgcagatctcctccagagcagtgatgttttggggctgttgctggacaacacggactttcaactccctccaaagattttctatgcggttgagatctggagactggctaggccactccaggaccttgaaatgcttcttatgaagccactccttcgttgcccgggcggtgtgtttgggatcattgtcatgctgaaagacccacgtttcatcttcaatgcccttgctgatggaaggaggttttcactcaatcttacaatacatggccccattcattctttcctttacacggatcagtcgtcctggtccctttgcagaaaaacagccccaaagcatgatgtttccaccccatgcttcgcagtaggtatggtgttctttggatgcaactcagcattctttgtcctccaaacacgacgagttgagtttttaccaaaaagttatattttggtgtcatatggtcagatgaaattctcccaatcttcttctggatcatccaaatgctccctagcaaacttcagacgggcctggacatgtactggcttaagcagggggacacgtctggcacagcaggatttgagtccctggcggcgtagtgtgttactgatggtaggctttgttactttggtcccagctctctgcaggtcattcactaggtctcctcgtgtggttctgggatttttgctcaccgttcttgtgatcattttgaccccacggggtgagatcttgcgtggagctccagatcgagggagattatcagtggtcttgtaggtcttccatttcctaataattgcttccacagtcgatttcttcaaaccaagctgcttacctattgcagattcagtcttcccagcctggtgcaggtctacaattttgtttctggtgtcctttgacagctctttggtcttggccatagtggagtttggagtgtgactgtttgaggttgtggacaggtgtcttttatactgataacaagttcaaacaggtgccattaatacaggtaacgagtggagggcagaggagcctcttaaagaagaagttacaggtctgtgagagccagaaatcttgcttgtttgtaggtgaccaaatacttattttccaccataatttgcaaataaattcattcaaaatctaACCAAGGTTAGACCAACAACGGGATCTGACAGTAACCATGGACGAACATCCCCTATCACCACAGAAGGGCCAACCTTCAACTCCCTCAAACCACTTTCATCAGCAAGCTTTCCAACTGTCCAACCAAAACCACTGCCTTGTCTACTAGCACACATCCAACCCGTCGTTTGTTTGGTTGTCATTAAGAAGTGGGGTGGACGATACGTTTGATTGGTTAGTCTTCCAGACTCTTGGCAAATATATTTACAACTAACCCTCCTTGTTCCATCTGTGCTCTTGGTCTTCTCTAAAGTCGTGTTAGTTGAAATGTTGCAAGCAACCTACCTATAACATCATTACTGTTCAATGCTGTCAATGTTCTATATTTGTATGCCTATTAGAATAAAACAAAACATGGAAGAAAATAGAATATGAAATTATATCAGACATGCACATAAAAAAGAGGCAGTGGTTTTACTCTTTGCTGTGCTGGTTTTTCAGATAGAATATGCATAAATTGCCAGCTACTTCCGGATGCGTGATAGCACGTGATCGTTATAAATCTACATCCATCGTTTCGCAGTTTTCTTGAGGCGCCAGCGCGTTGAGAAAATCGTAGAGGTAGGTGTCAAGCACCGTTCAAATGTATTTTGTGCACAATGTTTTGCAGATAGTAAACGTCCAACTCACGTTAAAATCAGATAAAACCCCCATACATTTATGCATGCACCTATTTTTTTAACATCCGACTAACAGCTAGCCAGCTTCAAATGATCTAGTCGCCATTTTGAGTTTTTGTTGAATGAACCCACAGTTTTGTCCGGTTGTTATTTATTGTTAAATGCACGTTTATTGTTAAGTTACTAATAATGCACTTGGACTGACATGGTCCCACGTGGTAATTCTGATTTAAACGAACTAGTTTGTAAATCCGCTTACTTGCCAGGTAACTCGAGCTAGTATAATTGATGTCCTGGCTGGATGGGAATTGGCAGAGATACGTTTGGTTTGGAAATGTTAGCTAGCCATTCATTCCACTTCCGACGCCATTTTGTCCTGCATGTTAAAGCTTAACAAATATACAATAACATTGTACATTAACTTTCTAATCGTAATTAAGTAAGTAACGTTAGTTACACAACACATTAACTTGCTAGACACCACGTAGACCCGAATCAAATattaagctaacgttagctagttaacggcATGTTTCGAAACCGAGGTCTGGAGGGAGGACAAATTGTTTTCCCCAACATGCCTTTGGCCCGAACATGCTCATTTGTTGCACAAACAGTCGATCTGGTGGCTTAAAACTATTTTCTCCTATTAGGTTAAACCGACGCAAATATGGCAGAGGCAGACCGACCAGGGAAGCTATTCATCGGAGGCCTGGACACTGAAACTGACGAAAAGGCCCTTGAGAAGTATTTCAGCAAATATGGCAGAATAGTGGAAGgtacatatttttaaaaatgtttattttatcttGGTTATGAAGAATACACCTAAATggattgctgttacattgcaatAGTTATGTCCCAATAAAGACATTACTCTTGCTATTGTATGAGGACAGAACTTACACATATTGGAACTGCTTGGATCTCAATTATGAACAATTAAGTGAATAACATAATGGTTTTGATAAGCAATGAGCTGGGGAAAAAAACACCAATAACTCAATTCTGAGCATCAGTTCAGATTAATATTTTGTAACCTAGTCATCTTCTTGTGTCTGCATTAAATATCTATTTTTTTTCTTTCCAGTACTGTTGATGAAAGATCGGGAAACAAACAAATCAAGAGGTTTTGCTTTTGTGACCTTTGAGAGTCCTGCAGATGCAAAGGATGCTGCACGTGAAATGAATGGGAAGGTAAAGTTGTGCATTTTTTTCATCTACTTAAATGACCCTTGTGTCTGTAGCTTGTGTACATTCCTAATGTTCACTTCAATCTCTTTTTAAAAGTCGCTTGATGGAAAGCCAATCAAGGTTGAACAAGCTACGAAACCTACTTTTGGACGTGGCCCACCACCCATGCATCCACGCAGCCGTGGTCCCCCTAGAGGCCTTCGAGGATCTAGAGGAGCACCAAGTGGAATGAGGGGTCCACCATCCAGAGGTAACTTTGCGGAAGTACTCACCGGAGTTGTTGTATTGGGCATTTATGaatagtattattatttttttaaacttacaTTTGGATATGTATGTAGGCTATGAAACTGGCATTTATGTCTTTTGAAATTACTTTTTCACATTGTTTCGTGAGTGCTGAGTTTGCCATTAATATTTGTATTTCTTGTCTGCCAAAAGACTACTATGATAACATAGGAATTGTAGAACCCTTTTTCAAAGGGATTTCATCCAGAGGCCCCCCACCACTGAAGAGAGGACCTCCGATTCGTAATGGAGGCCCCCCACCCAAGAGACACGCTCCTTCTCCTATGGGTAGAAGTAAGTGTGAATACCTCTCTTGAACTTATTGCTGTAAGGAATGACTAACCACGTAGTGCCACAGACTTCTGTTGTCCTGATAATTACTGCCGGATCTTGTTTTCTTTAGCTCCCATGTCCAGGGACAGGGACCCCTATGGCCCACCCCCTCCCCGCAGAGAGTCGATGTCCAGAAGGGATGATTACCCATCACCAAGGGATGACTATTACAGCACAAAGGACAGGTGGGTTTGCCCATTCAACAAATATCTTACTACTCTGTTTGCGGTTGGTTACATGTTCTTAATGTTACTTATAACATTTGTCAAATTGCTTATTTATACAAGTGGCATGTTTTCCCATTTTGACAGCTATTCTAGCCGGGACTATACGAGTTCCAGGGATACAAGGGACTACGCACCACCACCAAGGGATTATCCCCAATCCAGTTCCCGTGATGACTATGGGTCAATGTCCAGGGGCTACAGGTATGTTTGACTTGTGACTAAAGATTGGTTGAGAGTTCCGTTGACATAAGTAACGTTACACCATTCCTTTCACTAGTGAGCGTGATGGCTATGGTGGAGGCCGGGAACCCAAAAGCTATATGGAGCGCCCTAGTGCAGCCGCCTATCGAGAGCCCTACGGTGGTTACGGTAAGATTGACCACTTAAGTATAATGGACAAAAGTTGCTCCAGTCTCCCACAACCTGCTCAATGTCCCCCTGGGAGCTGGAGACCTTACATGCACCGCAAGGGAAACATCCAAAAAGCCTCTTAACCATTCAATGTTCATTCTACAGTGTCACAAAATACTCCCTCAAGGAGTCGTGCTCAAATCTGTTTTTGTAGGGTGAAACGACCCTCACAAAACCATCAAGACCTCACTGAAAAACTGTGACCAATGTGAGATTCTAACAACTGGAATTCTAAAAGGAAAAAGCAGCTCCTCAACAAAACCATGGCATGCTCAAAGGGCTTTCATTGCCTAATTTATGATCCCCCAAGCTTGGATAAATAATCGCTGAAAGCACCTAAATGTTAAGTTTTGATCAGATCCCTAGCATATTGGAGATTTAAACGTATAGTTGCAATTGATAGTCTTAAGAAATACTCACAGAAAACATTGGCTCATAATTCAGCAAAGTGTGTGAAGTGAAACTTGCCAATTACCTGACCCATTGACCCTGCAGGTAACTCACGCAGCGCCCCACCCTCAAGGGCCCCCCAACCATCCTACAATGGCAGTGGCGGAAGCAGTCGCTATGACGACTATGGCAGCAGTTCCCGGGATGGCTATGGCGGTCGTGAAAGTTACCCCAGCAGTCGAAGTGACCCATACCCCCCTAGCCGTGGTGAGCGAATGGGCAGGCAGGAGCGGGGGCCAGCGCCCCCTATCGAGAGAGGCTACCCTCCTCGTGACGCGTACAGTGGCTCAAGTCGTGGAGCACCCCGTGGTGGCCGCGGAGGCACCAGAGTCGATAGAGGAATTGCCCGCAGCAGATACTGAGATGGACTTGGACATGACATCAAAGCGACCGCTACGTAATGCGTGTTCATTCACTACTTGTATAAGTGGGTGGAAAGTTGGAGAGGGCAAAAAAACTAGGATGTCAAATTCCATGGACAAGCATAGGTTTTGAGATGTTTATCTTCAGGCTgtcaatttctttttgttttaAGTGTTAAAATACTTTTATTTCCCCAGCCCATGTAATGATATCATTGCCAAGTGATGCGTGTTTAGTTTTTGTACATTTAGTGCTGTTAAGTCCTGCTATGCCCATGGATATGGCTTTCGTATACTAATAAAGTTTTTAACCAAAGTTCTTTACGCAACACTAATGGATGTTCTGAAAGTGACAAACTATTACATAAATGTACACCGACTGCCCAGCGCACATCAACAAGTAGAGATCATTTGAGATGCAGAGCTTTCAACTGTGACGCTTGTAGATGACACTTAGCAGTCCTGTACTTTGCATTGTCCAACTGGGTTGTCGGAGGACAACGCAAATGTCAATCAGTGTAGTTTTCCCTCAGTGGAAATGGAGTCATCGCCATAAAGCCAAACAATGCTGACTTGCAACGACCTTACCAAAGACCAACAACCAAACGCCAGAGTCTTTTCAACCCGACTGATAGTGTCAACAGCTGGTAAGCAAAGCAAAACTTTTTGTTTCTCGTCTGTTAACTTAATTTCTCATTACCGTGAATTGCAGTCTGCTCAAAAGGTATAGTGTGCAAGAGACTGGATGCCCCAGGGAATGAAACGAATCCTTTTAGTCCAATTGAAgtagcttctttttttttgtagTCTTATCTACAAAATTTTGATTACATACATTTTAAGAAATTGTATTTTACTTGATAAACAATGAATTAGCCACTAAACCTACGTTACGGGTCAACACCTAACTTGTCAACAATGCGCAGAATCACAAAAGGAGATCACCTTTGCTGGGCACTTGTTTTttttcaactcatcccaaaaaaTGTTTGGCAATTTTTTTTTACTGAGGGGCAATGTTCATAATAAGGAATCTTTTTTTGTGTACAGTggatttcattttatttttctgTGCCATAGTCAAAGATCAAGCTTGTCTCAAGCATGCCAATTCTCAAATGGAGACCACTCGGAAGAGCAGCCATGTCCTAACAACCAAGCTGGAAAGTGAATGGGAGCGAGAATCAAATCGGACCATTGCGTTATTTGAAGGGGATACTGAAAGACTGGGTTATCAATTTTATGTAATCCAAAAGAAATGGCGGGATGTTAATTTGTATTTTCTTGTTTCAGGATGAGCAATCTTTTGGAACTATTGCTGATTAAAGCCGTCCTGTTGGATCCAAGTGGATGTTGGACCACTGCATAGAGAACCGAACGTGTATGACCACCACCAATTCAGTATTCAAGAGTTTAATAGCTACATGTAACATTTTCAGACTTAATAGACTGTATTTGCTTCCCTGTTCCAGGTACCAGTGCTGATCATGTGATGGAACCAAGCGTGGTGGGCAGATTCATGGACAGAACTCTGGCTGAGAAATAAGCCTTGAAGTCGTAATGTCTATTTtgccaataaaacattttttttacttggAATTGTTTGGTGTcgtttagatttttgtttgcTGTTCAGGACTGTCTGCAAATGACTGGTTAGCCACTAAGTGGTTGATTTTTATATGGTGCCCAAAAGCAAAATAACTTAATTCCTGGAGTTTTGGGAGTCGATGAAGATGTTGGACTAGAATGTAATGCAGATTTCGTTCAGTTTGCTGAGGCACAATTGTGGTCGCCACTTTCTACAGCATTCTGTTGAATATGGAATGTGTCCCTTCAGATAACATCAGGAAACAGAGAAATCATGTTATGTCAGTGGAATTGGAGGCACAAAGCATTCAACCATAGCTCAGAATTCACCTACAGTGCCTCAGGTGTGGAAGGGCGAAAAGTTATTGCATAGGATGGAAACCACCATCAATATAGGTATTGCTACAGTGCTTGTTATTAACCAGTAGGGGAACCCAGTACTAGTACAAACGGCGTTTTTAACAAGCAGAAGTGTTACACGGATGTGGGTAACATTTTGATACGGAGTTGTGTAATTTGGCGCCTTCGGTGGGGATGCCTAATAAGGAGGGTTAATTGGAACCATGAACCCAGAGGAGCAGACCGTAACGTGGCTGATATCATTAGGGGTGCTTAATTCACCCAAGAAAAACATAGCTGACCCAGAAGAATTTCTGAAAACATCTCTGAAAGATGGGGTCGTCTTGTGCAAACTCATGGAGCGGCTCGTGCCCGGCACTGTTCCAAAGGTAAGCAGAACATTGTTACTGCAATGTTATCCGTGCAACACTCTTAACGGTGATAACGGAGAAAAGTAATATTTACAAAGTCAACAACTTGAACCGTGAGAAGAAAACACTGGCGACGCCAGTGGAGGGATTGTTTGAATCGCAAGGGAGGGGTTGTTTGAATAAATTACCAATCCCTGCTGAAGTAATGTAACTTCAATAGTCTAATTAAACCAGCGTCGAATACATTAATATGCTAATTTAAGATGAGAAATGTATCAATAATGTAAAAGAGTGCTGAACTCCTATGGGTTTGCATGCATTGCTGACTTCCTGTCAAGTGAAAAGTGTTTCCGCATTCTGAAAATGACGAAACATGTTCCAAAACGCATATAATTATGTAACCAAAGATGCTTATATTCAGGTTAATGCACATTATACTATGCAAAACCTGTGCATTTTTAGCAGGTATATTCTTTTTACATTTCGGGAACCAGACAGGAATGTATTTTGTACAGATCAGCTGAATCACAGATATAGAACAAGGAACACAGCCTACTTGGTTAATTTCACAGGCTACATTAGGCGGAAGGCATTCTTGTAACTTAATTGTAGGCTATCCAATTCAAATCTGATGATTGTCACTGActagaaaaaaatgttttgcactGCATTTTCGATTATGCTGAGCGGAGGGGGCACCGGTCTATGGCCCGTGACGTGAACAGGGAAAAACTGTGGAGGAGGAGCGCCTTTCTCAAATCGAACTGCAATCAAACCAAATCAATCTGCGCCGCTCGGTCCTATTGTCAATAAGGCAGCGTGGTGAATGGTCCAGAAACATAACATAAAAGCAATCACTTTTAGATGCGAAAAGAATCTTACTCATTACACCGCGTGCTTAATTAGGTCACTTTTGTTTGGTGCCGACTTCGCCGTGGGATTTGACCGGGGCACCTAGCTCTCGCCAGTGAAAGAACACCCCTGCCCGGACCAGATTGGTAATGTACTTTTATAATCTCCCGGCACAGACATaagtggactggccacccctcagagcctggttcctctctcaaatcaaattgtattggtcacgtacacgtgtttcgcagatgttaatgcggggtgtagcgaaatgcttgtgtttctagtcccaacagtgcagtaatatctaacaagtaatatgtaccaatttcacaacaatacacacaaatctaaaggaatggaattaagaatatttacatatttggacaagcaatgtcagTGTTGCATAGACTAAGACAATTGAATaggatacagtatatgcatatgagatgagtaatgcaaaatatgtaaacattattaaagtgactagtgttccattattgaagtggccagtgatttcaagtctatgtatatagggcagcagcctctaatgtgctagcggtggctatttaacagtctgatggccttgagatagaagctgtttttcagtgtctTGTTACCAGCTTCGATGCACCTGAACTGTCCTTGATtatttttttggccttcctgtgacatcgggtgctgtatgtgtcctggagggcatgtagtttgcccccggcaatgcgttgggcagaccgcaccaccctctggagagcactgccgttgtgggcagtgcagttgtcataccatacaacccgacaggatgctctcaattgtgcatctgtaaaagtttgagggttttaggtgccaagccaaatttcttcagcctcctgaggttgaagaggcgctattgctGTGTGGGtgcaccatttcagtttgtcagtggtgtgtacgccgaggaacttgaagctttccacttctccactgtggtcccgatgatatggataggggggtgctttctgttttctgttttctgaaatccacaatcagctcctttgttttgttgactttgggAGAGAGGTAATTTTGCTCGCaccacactcacagggccctcacctcctcgctgtaggctgtctcgtcattgttggtaatcagacctgttgttttgtctgcaaacttgatgattgagttggagatgtgcatggccacacagtcatgggtgaacagggagtacaggagtgggttgcgcacacacccttgtggggtcccagtgttgaggatcagtgaagtggaggtgttgtttcctaccttcaccacctgggggcggcctgtcaggaagtcaaggacccagttgcacagggcggaggTCAGACTCAGGGCTTTTTATGTTTCTTCTTAGGTTCATGTCCTtcaagggagtttttcttagccaccgtgctcctacatatgcattgcttgctgattggggttttaggctgggattctgtatagcactttgtgacatctgttgatgtaaaaaaaaaagggctttatacatacatttgatttgattgatggtTTCCACtatttaccacagccacaaagtaaaaatGGTCGATatcgaaaaaagaaaaaaaatcaaaaccATAAATATGCTTTTTGGTCTATATTTAATGTCAGGGTTGGGCATAAGGTTAtctgtgtggttaaggttaggtttaaaatcacattttaagaaaatcaattgtagaaataggcagggtttatgactttgtgtttGTGGTAACTAGGGACGGCCCAAATTAATCGAATCCCCTCATTTGAGGAATAATCGAGGGGAAGAGGCGAAGCTGTCTTCCCCAGcaggtgtttttttttcttcgcTCATCAAgtgaggagtttttgtatggaggtcaatgagtgtcGAAGTTGGTCAATAAAAAAATGAATTGCTTATTTGCTATGTGcggcttatttgatcgaatagaagttttGAAGAAAAGGTTGTTACGAGTGTATATCCCGGCTActgagaaaaaaacaatttacaCTGGATTGTGCCTGTTCACAcacgtatctgccctctcattggctagaatggtcccacttgAACTTGCACCTTCAATTTTCATCTTTAGAGCTACCACCTCAGTATCTGGTCAACATAATAGCTAATCTGTGGGTATTTATGAAATGCAGCGAGAGGTCATCGTCACTTCCTCCCCAAAGGCTTGCTTCCTGGTGCAACCACCCCCTTTAGCGAGTGGTGGGTATATTgctgcattcaagacaactgggaactcaggggGGATAGTCCAATCGTGACATCGGAGATATTTAGGTCGAAAAGTCAGAACTCTAGGAAGATGCCTGAATTTCCGTCTTGGAATTCCGTCTTTTGTAAATGTTTAACtgttatttttctattgtttatttcccgtttgtttattatctatttcacttgctttggcaacgtcaacacgtttcccatgccaatgaagcccctGACATTGAAATTGAAGTTGACCGTTCCAAACCATTTTTCCCTGATCAGAGctcgtttttttcagagttcccagttgtctagAACGCACGGAAGTTGGATTTAAAGATTTCAGAGTTTCCAGTTATCAAGAAACCGACACAATATTCCTGAAAGAGAGACGTAGGAAGAGTCCACCGTTACTTTGTTAAACTGTAAAATATCAACATTCGAAAGGATACAGTGGATTGTGACATTGTTTATTTCCCCCACCCTGAGTTGTCATTTGCGTCAACGCCTGTAATAGTAAACCAAAAAAAGAACTAATTATATATTTATCTctgtttttataaatgtattttatgtCTGTTTTAGTACTGTCAG contains:
- the LOC112256177 gene encoding RNA-binding motif protein, X chromosome isoform X2 yields the protein MAEADRPGKLFIGGLDTETDEKALEKYFSKYGRIVEVLLMKDRETNKSRGFAFVTFESPADAKDAAREMNGKSLDGKPIKVEQATKPTFGRGPPPMHPRSRGPPRGLRGSRGAPSGMRGPPSREPFFKGISSRGPPPLKRGPPIRNGGPPPKRHAPSPMGRTPMSRDRDPYGPPPPRRESMSRRDDYPSPRDDYYSTKDSYSSRDYTSSRDTRDYAPPPRDYPQSSSRDDYGSMSRGYSERDGYGGGREPKSYMERPSAAAYREPYGGYGNSRSAPPSRAPQPSYNGSGGSSRYDDYGSSSRDGYGGRESYPSSRSDPYPPSRGERMGRQERGPAPPIERGYPPRDAYSGSSRGAPRGGRGGTRVDRGIARSRY
- the LOC112256177 gene encoding RNA-binding motif protein, X chromosome isoform X3, with translation MAEADRPGKLFIGGLDTETDEKALEKYFSKYGRIVEVLLMKDRETNKSRGFAFVTFESPADAKDAAREMNGKSLDGKPIKVEQATKPTFGRGPPPMHPRSRGPPRGLRGSRGAPSGMRGPPSRDYYDNIGIVEPFFKGISSRGPPPLKRGPPIRNGGPPPKRHAPSPMGRTPMSRDRDPYGPPPPRRESMSRRDDYPSPRDDYYSTKDSYSSRDYTSSRDTRDYAPPPRDYPQSSSRDDYGSMSRGYSERDGYGGGREPKSYMERPSAAAYREPYGGYG
- the LOC112256177 gene encoding RNA-binding motif protein, X chromosome isoform X1, translating into MAEADRPGKLFIGGLDTETDEKALEKYFSKYGRIVEVLLMKDRETNKSRGFAFVTFESPADAKDAAREMNGKSLDGKPIKVEQATKPTFGRGPPPMHPRSRGPPRGLRGSRGAPSGMRGPPSRDYYDNIGIVEPFFKGISSRGPPPLKRGPPIRNGGPPPKRHAPSPMGRTPMSRDRDPYGPPPPRRESMSRRDDYPSPRDDYYSTKDSYSSRDYTSSRDTRDYAPPPRDYPQSSSRDDYGSMSRGYSERDGYGGGREPKSYMERPSAAAYREPYGGYGNSRSAPPSRAPQPSYNGSGGSSRYDDYGSSSRDGYGGRESYPSSRSDPYPPSRGERMGRQERGPAPPIERGYPPRDAYSGSSRGAPRGGRGGTRVDRGIARSRY